One region of Oreochromis aureus strain Israel breed Guangdong linkage group 19, ZZ_aureus, whole genome shotgun sequence genomic DNA includes:
- the LOC116318032 gene encoding cocaine- and amphetamine-regulated transcript protein-like — protein MCLNTMVSARTLLLAVTCCYAYLYLVRAEDSSLETRSLDFTLKTQQEKDLIDALQEVLEKLRSKEMPLEKKHGWLPSCDAGEPCAVRKGARIGTLCSCPRGTTCNFYVLKCL, from the exons ATGTGTCTGAACACAATGGTCAGTGCGCGGACTCTCCTCCTCGCGGTCACCTGCTGCTACGCCTACCTGTACCTCGTTCGCGCAGAGGACTCCTCATTGGAGACGCGCTCGCTGGATTTCACTCTGAAAACTCAACAAGAGAAAGACTTG ATTGACGCATTGCAAGAAGTTCTGGAGAAGCTGAGGAGCAAAGAGATGCCCTTGGAGAAAAAGCATGGATGGTTACCTTCG TGTGACGCAGGGGAGCCGTGCGCCGTGCGTAAAGGCGCGCGTATTGGCACGCTGTGTAGCTGTCCACGGGGGACCACTTGCAACTTCTATGTTCTGAAATGTTTgtga
- the LOC116318002 gene encoding microtubule-associated protein 1S-like produces MASSRVLEREVQEEPKRAATANLDFCLHKYSLLIIIGRTARLRQTEHISREIERGIRSWDVDLKSCNLNLFLQEFLSHHTASFKGAGHKCLRHCTRVLDTQVVISPSQEQVHAEVFAFLSRESAHKLLILAGLSEEESGDVVFNRGLFSPYQLKQILTEQFFDQESSASSLPPSRIHLTLSCPNIGQWRKTLVENQPLQGPFTLCINPPEVLPAMEALGEFTSLISGTICPSSPFDLLPPPTTVGFLKLSRPCCYVFPAGRGDCAFFAVNGFTVLVDGGSDSQACFWKLVRHLDRVDAVLLTHVGTENLPGVVSFLERKVAEQELRTDVIEDSCKRLISPELGVVFFNAPSRLQVEQQPCVDNVLKSTQQAALTLQLLKKLDIRPQPMFRPQGVPFEPLTLFQKMGVGQLDLYILNPGKNNQEYQTFMQNWPDGVSSASKSQTLPLTALTSVCALLVWHPACPQEKVVRVLFSGITPQAKLLQGLEKLKGLAFLQKPTVTTGDLEKLGEEKKTKRTESQDSVKSQGKEGTHKQRKERGDGKDVSLKEKGKALNGTGMMDTDKTKIKETGIKDKAAEKNTSKKGGKDGKKEEKTDNKEGSIARKNSQSKKDGVPSKLKNENKMKLKKEAKNDSKIGEKKAKKPSGKEANDGKKLHVNSALPNNDSAKSDTRAVPEMLDPECTVTEQENKKMDPEENPCGSKMSTPEDMTADFLKLREEIEREEAQVETVDKQKSSDPGNEKSLGGLSQEDTCNETADRSVEEAAGSGGSGDNGVQHMPGTGERADTDLQKSLVDQPGNATKPAKVVGFPSPLNKAPKNERTVQLDLTPTEYTLLDGALKYSPPSRSSPENQAPVSPDEETVEPASPDSRPNSAGHTPYCLSPDDVWCNRSALSRLQAQSSLDSADVNQPNGSSRQSEGQLSQPKSTPENPTHPREKHLSFLPLGALKEVSSDPSPSVATTTTHSMPAEVSSPQSTEVDESLSMSFEQGPTTGSQREGDDSVYHSHSNGSHFVGMSLQMKKPLKSLGQGSEAARPLAPSTLHFEASGHDVDLCLVSPCEFKHFKQPDSGSGTSEASRGAFTPHHHGNNNNNTKDTSPSDSNAPVCTEDCPSTTADGALDSDEDESCSEPSNSPQNILTHQALPQDPLPAPLRDSPPLPPHPDASMPVPQFDSDVHGKRAKATGMRGKKIAGVIEASQKSGSGKSRTGSQSGVTKGSVSLTRTPSTSTRSAPAKSSSSPGPKATSAGEVSVYVDLAYTPSGASSPTVSVDFFKCVRSSCYIISGDSPEREELMRQTLDALVDGKTSWPDSMQVTVIPTFESVSMQEWYQQTLDKQRELGITVLGSNSTVAMQDETFPACKIEF; encoded by the exons ATGGCGTCCAGCCGGGTGCTGGAGAGGGAGGTCCAGGAGGAGCCGAAGCGCGCTGCTACCGCAAACCTCGACTTCTGCCTCCACAAATACTCCCTGCTCATCATAATCGGACGGACCGCTCGCCTCAGGCAGACGGAACACATCAGCAGGGAGATAGAGCGAG GTATTCGGTCATGGGATGTGGACTTAAAATCCTGTAACCTGAACCTCTTCCTCCAAGAATTCCTCTCCCATCACACGGCGTCTTTCAAGGGTGCAG GGCATAAGTGTCTACGTCACTGTACCAGAGTGTTGGACACTCAGGTGGTGATCAGTCCATCTCAGGAACAGGTTCATGCAGAG GTGTTTGCGTTCCTGTCCAGAGAATCGGCTCATAAGCTGTTGATCTTGGCTGGCCTGAGTGAGGAGGAAAGCGGAGACGTGGTTTTTAACAGAGGACTGTTTTCACCATACCAACTGAAACAAATCTTAACAGAACAG TTTTTTGACCAGGAGAGCTCTGCCTCCTCACTTCCACCCAGCAGGATCCATCTGACCCTCAGCTGTCCCAACATTGGCCAGTGGAGAAAGACTCTCGTGGAAAACCAGCCCCTGCAAGGTCCTTTCACTCTCTGCATCAATCCCCCAGAGGTGCTGCCTGCGATGGAGGCTCTGGGGGAATTCACGTCACTCATCTCTGGCACCATTTGTCCTTCTTCCCCCTTTGACCTGCTGCCGCCTCCTACCACTGTGGGTTTCCTCAAGCTGTCCCGCCCCTGCTGTTACGTATTCCCTGCTGGCCGTGGTGATTGTGCCTTCTTTGCCGTTAACGGGTTTACAGTGCTGGTGGACGGAGGCTCGGACTCTCAGGCCTGCTTCTGGAAGCTGGTCCGCCACCTCGACAGAGTTGATGCTGTGTTGTTGACGCATGTTGGGACAGAGAACCTCCCTGGTGTCGTCTCCTTCCTGGAGAGGAAGGTGGCTGAGCAGGAGCTGAGAACAGACGTCATAG AGGACTCATGTAAGAGGCTCATCTCTCCAGAGCTTGGGGTTGTGTTCTTTAATGCTCCCAGCAGGTTGCAGGTGGAACAACAGCCCT GTGTGGACAATGTACTGAAGAGCACCCAGCAGGCTGCTCTAACCCTACAGCTGTTAAAGAAGTTAGACATCAGACCGCAACCAATGTTTCGACCGCAAGGAGTCCCCTTTGAGCCCTTAACCCTTTTCCAAAAGATGGGAGTGGGACAGCTGGATTTATACATCCTAAACCCAGGCAAAAACAACCAGGAATACCAGACATTCATGCAAAATTGGCCCGATGGAGTATCATCAGCATCTAAATCCCAAACTCTCCCTCTCACCGCCCTCACCTCTGTGTGTGCTCTGCTTGTGTGGCATCCAGCGTGTCCTCAAGAGAAGGTGGTCAGGGTGCTTTTCTCTGGCATTACCCCACAGGCAAAGCTGCTGCAGGGGCTGGAAAAGCTAAAGGGGCTGGCCTTTCTCCAGAAACCCACAGTAACAACGGGAGACTTAGAGAAActaggagaggagaaaaagaccAAGAGGACAGAGAGCCAGGACAGTGTCAAGTCACAAGGAAAGGAgggaacacacaaacaaaggaaaGAGCGAGGCGATGGTAAGGATGTGTctttaaaggaaaaaggaaaagcatTAAATGGAACTGGCATGATGGATACTgataaaaccaaaataaaagagACAGGCATAAAGGATAAAGCAGCAGAGAAGAATACttcaaaaaaaggaggaaaggaTGGGAAAAAAGAGGAGAAGACTGACAACAAAGAGGGGAGCATAGCTAGAAAGAACAGTCAGAGCAAGAAGGATGGCGTCCCCTCCAAATTAAAGAACGAAAATAAAATGAAGCtcaaaaaagaagcaaagaatGACTCTAAAATAGgagagaagaaagcaaaaaagccATCAGGAAAGGAAGCAAATGATGGCAAGAAGCTGCATGTCAACAGTGCGCTGCCAAATAATGACTCAGCCAAATCTGACACTCGAGCTGTGCCAGAAATGCTTGATCCAGAGTGCACTGTTACTgagcaggaaaataaaaaaatggacCCCGAGGAAAATCCCTGTGGCTCCAAAATGTCTACCCCTGAAGATATGACAGCTGATTTTCTTAAGCTGAGGGAGGAAATCGAACGAGAAGAGGCACAGGTGGAAACGGTAGATAAGCAGAAAAGCAGTGATCCAGGAAATGAAAAGAGCCTAGGAGGCCTGAGCCAAGAAGACACTTGTAATGAAACAGCTGACAGATCAGTAGAAGAAGCAGCAGGTAGTGGAGGGAGTGGTGATAATGGAGTGCAACATATGCCTGGAACTGGTGAGAGAGCTGATACAGACTTGCAGAAAAGCCTTGTAGACCAGCCTGGAAATGCTACAAAACCTGCAAAGGTTGTAGGATTTCCATCTCCTTTGAACAAGGCACCAAAGAATGAGCGTACAGTCCAGTTAGACTTAACCCCAACTGAGTACACGCTTCTTGATGGGGCTTTGAAATATAGTCCACCCTCGCGATCCTCTCCAGAGAACCAGGCTCCTGTCAGCCCCGATGAGGAGACCGTAGAACCAGCCTCCCCCGACTCACGGCCCAACAGCGCAGGCCACACTCCTTACTGTTTGTCCCCAGATGATGTTTGGTGCAACAGGTCCGCTCTTAGCCGGCTACAAGCCCAGAGTAGCCTAGATTCTGCTGATGTTAACCAGCCAAATGGGTCATCCAGGCAAAGTGAGGGGCAGCTATCCCAGCCTAAAAGCACTCCAGAGAACCCCACACATCCCAGAGAGAAGCATTTAAGTTTTCTTCCTTTGGGGGCACTTAAGGAAGTTTCTTCAGACCCGTCTCCCTCTGTTGCCACCACCACTACACACTCCATGCCAGCAGAGGTGAGCTCACCTCAGTCCACAGAGGTAGATGAATCATTGTCCATGTCCTTTGAGCAGGGACCAACCACTGGGAGCCAGAGAGAGGGCGATGACAGCGTTTATCACTCTCACTCCAATGGCAGCCACTTTGTAGGAATGTCTTTACAAATGAAGAAGCCTCTCAAATCTTTAGGTCAGGGTTCAGAGGCAGCACGACCTTTGGCTCCCAGCACACTTCATTTCGAGGCTTCAGGTCATGATGTAGACCTGTGTTTGGTTTCTCCCTGtgagtttaaacattttaaacagcCCGACTCCGGCTCAGGCACCAGCGAGGCCTCCAGAGGAGCCTTTACTCCGCATCATCACggcaacaacaataacaacaccaAGGACACGTCACCCAGTGACTCAAATGCCCCTGTCTGCACTGAGGACTGCCCGTCCACCACTGCTGATGGAGCTCTGGACTCGGATGAGGATGAGTCATGTAGCGAGCCTTCTAATTCTCCACAAAACATCCTAACCCATCAGGCTCTGCCGCAGGACCCTCTTCCAGCACCTCTCAGGGACAGTCCACCTCTGCCTCCACATCCTGACGCCTCCATGCCAGTTCCCCAGTTTGACTCAGATGTTCATGGCAAGAGAGCAAAAGCCACGGGCATGcgaggaaaaaaaattgcaggG GTCATTGAGGCCTCCCAAAAATCAGGCTCAGGGAAAAGCAGGACAGGGAGCCAAAGTGGAGTCACAAAAGGAAGCGTCTCTTTAACTCGTACACCCTCCACCAGCACTCGATCAGCACCAGCAAAATCCTCATCCAGTCCAG GCCCTAAGGCTACCTCTGCTGGGGAAGTCAGTGTGTATGTGGACCTGGCTTATACCCCCTCTGGAGCCTCCTCTCCCACAGTGAGTGTGGACTTCTTCAAGTGTGTTCGCTCTTCTTGCTACATCATCAGCGGTGACAGCCCAGAGCGGGAGGAACTAATGAGGCAAACCCTGGATGCTCTGGTGGATGGAAAGACATCATGGCCAGACTCTATGCAG GTAACAGTGATCCCTACCTTCGAATCAGTGTCGATGCAGGAGTGGTACCAGCAGACCTTGGACAAACAGCGTGAACTAGGAATCACCGTCCTGGGATCTAACAGCACCGTTGCCATGCAGGATGAAACTTTCCCTGCCTGCAAAATAGAGTTCTGA
- the yju2 gene encoding splicing factor YJU2: MSERKVLNKYYPPDFDPSKIPKLKLPKDRQYVVRLMAPFNMRCKTCGEYIYKGKKFNARKETVQNETYMGLPIFRFYIKCTRCLAEITFKTDPENTDYAMEHGATRNFQAEKLLEEEEKRIQQEREEEELNNPMKVLENRTKDSKLEMEVLENLQELKELNQRQALVDFEGMIDQYREMEKREREREKEEDEREMKEMLERALVKRLRESDSDSETEEESSSKQSDKSSSDKPTDILTADKPTEAEGASAGGAKKAKVESWERSVGTLGGKGALGSLVVRKKPAVTVSKPSSVTETAAPISQTDSKPATTDSTDASKPVTTQNGSSSLSLLGAYSDSDSNDSE, from the exons ATGTCCGAAAGAAAAGTATTGAAT AAATACTACCCTCCGGATTTCGATCCGTCCAAAATCCCGAAGCTAAAGCTCCCCAAAGATCGTCAGTATGTGGTCAGATTGATGGCTCCATTTAATATGAG GTGTAAAACATGCGGTGAGTACATCTACAAGGGGAAGAAGTTCAATGCACGCAAAGAGACCGTTCAGAATGAGACGTACATGGGACTGCCTATCTTTCGTTTCTACATCAAATGTACCCGCTGTCTTGCTGAAATTACATTTAAG ACTGACCCGGAGAACACAGACTACGCCATGGAGCATGGCGCAACGCGAAACTTCCAGGCAGAGAAACTCcttgaggaggaggagaagagaatcCAGCAGGAGAGGGAAGAAGAGGAACTGAACAACCCCATGAAG GTGCTGGAGAACCGCACAAAGGATTCAAAGTTAGAGATGGAGGTTTTGGAGAACCTGCAGGAGTTGAAGGAGCTGAATCAGAGACAGGCTCTGGTGGACTTTGAGGGAATGATCGACCAGTACAGAGAGATGGAGAAGAGGGAGcgggaaagggagaaagaggaggatGAGCGTGAAATGAA GGAGATGTTGGAGCGCGCTCTCGTGAAAAGACTCAGAGAGTCTGACTCTGATTcagaaacagaagaagagagCAGCAGCAAACAGTCAGACAAGTCCAGCTCAGACAAACCAACAGACATCCTCACTGCTGACAAACCAACAGAGGCAGAG GGAGCTTCAGCTGGAGGAGCAAAGAAGGCCAAGGTGGAGAGCTGGGAGAGGAGTGTCGGGACACTGGGTGGTAAAGGAGCATTAGGTTCACTGGTTGTCCGAAAGAAACCAGCAGTGACTGTGAGCAAACCCAGTTCAGTAACGGAAACTGCTGCTCCTATCTCACAAACAG ATTCAAAGCCAGCGACAACAGACTCCACAGACGCTTCTAAACCCGTCACCACACAAAATGGGTCATCATCCCTCAGCCTGTTGGGGGCGTATTCAGACAGTGACAGCAATGACAGCGAATGA
- the LOC116318030 gene encoding SH2 domain-containing adapter protein F-like, protein MAKWLKDYLNFGSRRDPPQPPRPDYSESEILRAYRAQKELDFEDPYQHTDKEHQNGGFGSCNATVSLPSFPAFGSVLPNGVEVKLVSPKHRLIKVDSQEFGRCKVPLSPVTVQEEPVVPSAPAASEADADYSDPFDAHPHPRARTNWEPKSAPADCCSYMEPFEAQRIISELQHNMMANRSGSGDGSQLYDNPYEEKARHHHRAGPPQKVEGGVIDSKESRLPQDDERPADEYDQPWEWKKDNISKALAVQFEGTERERSRGQTEQSRLTMTGATSEATTLRLVGDTPSLLGERVDPSLPLEKQVWYHGALSRAEAESLLTLCKESSYLVRNSQTCRNDYSLSLRSCKGFMHMKFTQSPDGRYVLGENSPPFSTIPEVITYYTTHKLPIRGAEHMSLLYPVPVQTL, encoded by the exons ATGGCAAAGTGGCTGAAGGACTACCTGAACTTTGGCAGCAGGCGTGATCCTCCACAACCCCCGAGGCCAGATTACAGCGAGAGCGAGATTTTGAGGGCCTACAGAGCTCAGAAGGAGCTAGATTTTGAGGACCCGTACCAGCACACTGATAaggagcatcagaatgggggtTTTGGCTCCTGTAATGCCACTGTGAGCCTTCCCTCTTTCCCTGCATTTGGTTCAGTGCTGCCTAATGGTGTAGAG GTAAAACTCGTgtctccaaaacacagactgattaAAGTGGACTCTCAGGAGTTTGGTCGCTGTAAAGTCCCTCTGAGCCCTGTGACTGTTCAGGAGGAACCT GTGGTTCCCTCTGCCCCAGCAGCGTCAGAGGCCGACGCAGATTACTCTGATCCTTTTGACGCACATCCACACCCAAGAGCCAGAACAAACTGGGAGCCCAAATCTGCACCAGCAGACTGCTGCAGTTACATGGAGCCATTTGAGGCCCAGCGAATCATTTCAG AACTACAGCACAACATGATGGCCAACCGGTCTGGGAGTGGAGATGGCAGCCAGCTATATGACAACCCTTATGAGGAGAAGGCTCGGCACCACCATCGAGCTGGTCCGCCTCAGAAGGTTGAGGGTGGGGTGATAGACAGCAAGGAGAGCAGGCTGCCTCAGGATGACGAGAGGCCGGCTGATGAATATGACCAGCCGTGGGAGTGGAAGAAGGACAACATCTCTAAAGCCCTAGCAG TTCAGTTTGAAGGGACAGAAAGAGAGCGATCACGAGGTCAGACAGAACAGTCCAGGCTTACCATGACAGGCGCCACATCAGAGGCAACTACACTCCGTCTTGTAGGTGACACTCCTTCGCTTTTGGGAGAGAGGGTGGATCCATCTCTGCCGCTTGAGAAGCAAGT GTGGTACCATGGAGCCCTGAGCCGCGCTGAGGCAGAGAGTCTGCTGACTCTGTGCAAGGAGAGCTCCTACCTGGTGAGAAATAGCCAGACGTGCCGAAACGActactctctctccctcag GAGCTGCAAAGGCTTCATGCATATGAAGTTCACCCAGTCCCCAGACGGCCGCTACGTCCTCGGAGAGAACAGCCCTCCATTCTCGACCATCCCCGAGGTCATCACCTACTACACGACACACAAGCTGCCAATCAGAGGAGCCGAGCACATGTCCCTGCTGTATCCTGTCCCAGTGCAGACCCTCTGA